From Bacillus basilensis, a single genomic window includes:
- the glgA gene encoding glycogen synthase GlgA translates to MNILFAVSECVPFVKSGGLADVAGALPKELKKLGVEVRIILPNYSLIPKQLRDGCTLHKVINIPLGWRNQYCGILKGEQDGITYYLIDNEYYFKRDSLYGHYDDGERFSYFSKAVLECIPHLDFEVDVLHSHDWHTAMVNFLLREKYQDNPLYEHIKTVYTIHNLQFQGVFPPEVMYDLLELGDEYFHSEQLEFYGNVNFMKGGVIASDQITAVSPTYKEEIQYEFFGEKLDGLLRKYNDKLSGIVNGIDTSVYNPETDSYIPAQYDAESLYEKNENKRALQRYFGLPEKEDTPIISMVTRLTKQKGLDLVRTVFREIMEEDVQCIILGSGDSEYEQFFEWMAYEYPEKVKVYIGFNEELAHQVYAGSDLFLMPSLFEPCGLGQLIALAYGTIPIVRETGGLNDTVQSYDEETGEGNGFSFTNFNAHDMLHTVRRAIEFYHDKPVWEQLVKQAMTEDYSWEKSALAYKKLYKSLME, encoded by the coding sequence GTGAATATTTTATTTGCAGTATCAGAATGTGTACCATTTGTTAAATCGGGAGGATTAGCTGATGTAGCAGGTGCGCTCCCAAAAGAGCTGAAAAAATTAGGTGTGGAAGTTCGCATTATACTCCCGAATTATAGTCTTATTCCGAAACAATTAAGGGATGGATGTACGCTACATAAAGTAATTAACATCCCGCTTGGGTGGAGAAATCAATATTGCGGAATTTTAAAAGGTGAGCAAGACGGGATTACGTATTACTTAATAGATAATGAATATTATTTTAAGAGGGATTCTTTATATGGTCATTATGATGATGGAGAGCGTTTTTCTTATTTTTCAAAAGCAGTTTTAGAGTGTATTCCGCATCTTGATTTTGAAGTGGATGTGCTTCATAGCCACGATTGGCATACAGCTATGGTGAATTTCTTACTGCGTGAAAAGTATCAAGATAACCCATTATATGAGCATATTAAAACGGTGTATACGATTCATAACTTGCAGTTTCAAGGTGTATTTCCTCCTGAAGTGATGTACGACTTGTTAGAACTTGGTGATGAATATTTTCATAGTGAGCAGTTAGAATTTTATGGGAATGTGAACTTTATGAAGGGTGGCGTTATCGCTTCTGATCAAATTACAGCGGTTAGCCCGACATACAAAGAAGAAATTCAATATGAGTTTTTCGGTGAGAAGTTAGACGGGTTGTTACGAAAATATAATGATAAGCTTAGCGGTATTGTAAACGGAATTGATACGAGCGTATATAATCCAGAAACGGATTCGTATATTCCTGCTCAGTATGATGCGGAGTCATTATATGAAAAGAATGAAAATAAACGCGCATTGCAGCGTTATTTTGGTTTGCCAGAAAAAGAAGATACACCGATTATTTCAATGGTAACGAGATTAACGAAGCAAAAAGGTCTTGATTTAGTACGTACTGTATTCCGCGAAATAATGGAGGAAGATGTACAATGTATTATTTTAGGATCAGGTGATTCTGAATATGAACAATTCTTCGAGTGGATGGCATATGAGTATCCTGAGAAGGTAAAAGTGTATATCGGATTTAATGAAGAGTTAGCTCACCAAGTGTATGCGGGAAGTGATTTATTCTTAATGCCATCACTGTTTGAACCGTGTGGTCTTGGACAACTTATCGCATTAGCGTACGGTACAATTCCAATTGTAAGGGAAACAGGTGGATTAAATGATACGGTACAATCTTATGATGAAGAAACTGGAGAAGGAAATGGTTTCAGTTTCACGAACTTTAATGCACATGACATGTTGCATACGGTTCGCCGGGCGATTGAATTTTATCATGATAAACCGGTATGGGAGCAGCTTGTAAAGCAAGCGATGACGGAAGATTATAGCTGGGAGAAATCAGCTCTTGCCTATAAGAAATTGTATAAAAGTCTCATGGAATAA
- the glgD gene encoding glucose-1-phosphate adenylyltransferase subunit GlgD: MGEKMLGIINATGSFPSLKKVTGHRSLAALPFGGRYRLIDFMLSNMVNSNIHSVAVFTSHKNRSLMDHVGSGKQWDLDRKRDGLFLFPPNCQCDQDEFGSFAHFRRHIDYFLRSREEYVVITNSHLVTALNFQAVLERHIHTAADITEVCHEGVSLQTYVLKKQLLLDLFEAYKDMEQYSLFDVVREKRGKSLHIATYEHTGYVAIIDSIESYYKHSLEILQPAIWKQLFKKEAPIFTKVKDEPPTRYLKGAAVKNTMIANGSIIEGEVENSVVSRSVKIGKGSIVRNSIIMQKSQIGDNCIIDGVIIDKDVKIGDGVVLKGNADEPYVVEKGSVQNSTINSYS; this comes from the coding sequence ATGGGAGAAAAAATGTTAGGAATTATTAATGCAACGGGAAGTTTTCCTTCCTTAAAGAAAGTAACAGGGCATCGTTCACTAGCGGCGTTACCGTTTGGGGGCCGTTATCGACTCATTGATTTCATGCTTTCAAATATGGTGAATTCTAATATTCATAGTGTGGCAGTTTTTACAAGCCATAAAAACCGTTCACTAATGGACCACGTTGGTTCAGGCAAACAGTGGGATTTAGATAGAAAACGAGACGGACTGTTTTTATTCCCGCCAAATTGCCAATGTGACCAAGATGAATTTGGATCTTTTGCACATTTTAGAAGACATATTGATTATTTTCTAAGAAGCAGAGAAGAGTACGTCGTTATTACGAATAGCCATCTCGTAACGGCATTAAATTTTCAAGCGGTGTTAGAGCGACATATACATACGGCAGCTGATATTACGGAAGTTTGCCATGAAGGGGTTTCGCTTCAAACATACGTGTTAAAGAAACAATTATTGTTAGACTTATTTGAGGCATATAAAGATATGGAGCAATATAGCTTATTCGATGTAGTGAGAGAAAAGCGCGGGAAATCACTGCATATTGCTACGTATGAGCATACAGGATATGTAGCTATTATTGATTCAATTGAAAGTTACTATAAACATAGCTTGGAAATTTTACAACCTGCTATTTGGAAGCAACTATTTAAGAAAGAAGCACCAATCTTTACGAAAGTAAAAGATGAACCACCAACTCGTTATTTAAAGGGTGCAGCTGTGAAAAATACAATGATTGCAAACGGCAGTATTATTGAAGGTGAAGTAGAAAATAGTGTTGTCTCCCGTTCTGTTAAAATTGGGAAAGGTTCAATTGTTCGTAATAGCATTATTATGCAAAAGAGCCAAATTGGAGATAACTGTATAATAGACGGTGTTATTATTGATAAAGATGTGAAAATTGGTGACGGTGTTGTCTTAAAAGGAAACGCCGATGAGCCATACGTTGTAGAAAAAGGAAGCGTTCAAAACAGTACGATTAATAGTTATTCTTAA
- the glgC gene encoding glucose-1-phosphate adenylyltransferase, with translation MAQKQKCVAMLLAGGKGSRLSALTKNLAKPAVPFGGKYRIIDFTLSNCANSGIETVGILTQYQPLELHNYIGIGNAWDLDRVSGGVTVLPPYAESSGVKWYTGTASAIYQNLNYLSQYEPEYVLILSGDHIYKMDYSKMLDYHIEKEADVSISVIEVPWDEASRFGIMNTNEEMEIVEFEEKPQFPRSNLASMGIYIFNWAILKEYLEMDARNPESSNDFGKDVLPLLLDEGKKLMAYPFEGYWKDVGTVKSLWEANMDLLRDETSLNLNDRDWRIYSVNPNEPPQYIAEKAKVEESLINEGCVIEGDVKHSVLFQGVTVEEGSMVIDSVVMPGAKIGKNVVIERAIVGSEMIIEDGTIIRPEKNVDDVVLIAEGK, from the coding sequence ATGGCTCAAAAACAAAAGTGCGTAGCAATGTTATTAGCAGGGGGAAAAGGTAGTCGATTAAGTGCATTAACAAAAAATTTAGCCAAGCCAGCTGTTCCATTTGGTGGTAAATATCGCATTATTGATTTTACGCTAAGTAACTGCGCGAATTCTGGTATTGAAACGGTTGGGATTTTGACGCAATATCAACCATTGGAACTTCATAATTATATCGGAATCGGCAATGCGTGGGATTTAGACCGAGTAAGCGGTGGAGTCACAGTATTACCTCCTTATGCGGAGTCTTCAGGTGTGAAGTGGTACACAGGTACGGCAAGTGCCATTTATCAAAACTTAAACTATTTAAGTCAGTACGAACCAGAATATGTTCTGATTCTATCAGGCGACCATATTTATAAAATGGATTACAGTAAAATGTTAGATTACCATATTGAGAAAGAAGCGGACGTTTCGATTTCTGTTATTGAAGTGCCTTGGGATGAAGCGAGTCGCTTTGGCATTATGAATACGAACGAAGAGATGGAGATTGTTGAATTTGAAGAGAAACCGCAATTTCCAAGAAGTAATCTTGCATCAATGGGAATTTATATTTTTAACTGGGCCATTTTGAAAGAGTATTTAGAGATGGATGCAAGAAATCCTGAATCTAGTAATGATTTCGGAAAAGATGTACTTCCGCTTTTATTAGATGAAGGGAAGAAGTTAATGGCGTATCCGTTTGAAGGATATTGGAAAGATGTTGGAACGGTGAAGAGCTTATGGGAAGCGAATATGGATTTACTTCGCGATGAAACATCACTGAATTTAAACGACCGTGACTGGCGTATTTATTCTGTTAATCCAAACGAACCGCCTCAATATATTGCTGAAAAGGCAAAAGTAGAAGAGTCACTTATTAACGAAGGATGCGTCATTGAAGGGGATGTGAAGCATTCTGTCTTATTCCAAGGGGTGACGGTGGAAGAAGGTAGTATGGTTATTGATTCTGTCGTTATGCCAGGGGCGAAGATTGGAAAAAATGTTGTGATTGAAAGAGCAATCGTTGGATCGGAAATGATTATTGAAGATGGAACAATCATTCGTCCAGAAAAGAATGTTGACGATGTAGTACTTATTGCTGAAGGGAAATAG
- the glgB gene encoding 1,4-alpha-glucan branching protein GlgB, giving the protein MSVINCEEVKRDEFHTEKYYDSYNIFGAHVVTEDEMRGVRFTVWAPHAKAMSVVGDFNEWDYEQHKMLQMTEEGIWSLFIPHIEEREIYKYAIETIAGDVIFKADPYAVYAEVRPNTASVVFDIKGYEWNDKSWSRKKKKKSVYKEAMTVYELHFGSWKKKEDGTLYSYREMAEELIPYVVEHQFTHIEIMPLVEHPYDRSWGYQGTGYYAATSRFGTPHDLMHFVDECHKYGIGVILDWVPGHFCKDAHGLYLFDGTPTYEYKDKDVQENPVWGTVNFDLGKREVRNFLISNALFWMRYFHIDGFRVDAVANMLYWNKEGQEQSNEHAVAFLRELNEAVFAEDEDFLMTAEDSTAWPLVTAPTYEGGLGFNYKWNMGWMNDVLKYMECAPEYRKYIHEKMTFSILYAYSENFILPLSHDEVVHGKKSLLNKMPGDYWDKFAQLRLLYGYFFTHPGKKLLFMGGEFGQFDEWKDLEDLDWNLHDFEMHRYMHDYFKELIALYKRSKPLWQLDHSPEGFQWIDANNNEQSIFSFIRQGDKQEDALVVVCNFTKATYENYKVGVPDFEYYNEILNSDAEQYGGSGQVNKKRLKAIQEPYHNQAAHVEITIPPFGVSILRPVKTRKGSKKQDGSKTKVRSNVISRGKR; this is encoded by the coding sequence TTGAGTGTAATAAATTGTGAAGAAGTGAAACGAGATGAGTTTCATACAGAAAAGTACTATGACAGTTATAACATCTTTGGCGCACATGTTGTGACGGAAGATGAGATGCGAGGTGTACGATTTACAGTATGGGCTCCTCATGCGAAAGCAATGAGTGTTGTTGGAGATTTTAATGAATGGGATTATGAGCAACATAAGATGCTACAAATGACAGAAGAGGGAATTTGGTCCCTATTTATACCGCATATTGAAGAAAGAGAAATATATAAATATGCGATTGAAACGATAGCTGGTGATGTCATTTTTAAGGCAGATCCGTATGCTGTATATGCAGAAGTAAGACCGAATACGGCATCTGTAGTTTTTGATATAAAGGGATACGAATGGAATGATAAAAGCTGGAGCCGTAAGAAAAAGAAAAAATCGGTTTATAAAGAAGCGATGACGGTTTATGAATTACATTTCGGTTCTTGGAAAAAGAAAGAAGACGGAACGCTGTATTCTTACAGGGAAATGGCAGAAGAACTCATTCCTTATGTGGTGGAACATCAATTTACACATATTGAAATTATGCCGCTTGTTGAGCATCCATATGATCGTTCTTGGGGATACCAAGGGACGGGATATTATGCAGCAACGAGTAGATTCGGCACGCCACATGATTTGATGCATTTTGTCGATGAATGTCATAAATATGGAATCGGTGTCATTTTAGATTGGGTGCCGGGGCATTTTTGTAAAGATGCTCACGGTTTATATTTGTTTGATGGGACACCGACTTATGAATATAAAGATAAAGATGTGCAAGAAAATCCAGTATGGGGAACTGTTAATTTTGATTTAGGAAAGAGGGAAGTACGTAATTTCTTAATTTCAAATGCGTTATTTTGGATGAGATATTTCCATATTGACGGTTTCAGGGTGGATGCAGTTGCGAATATGTTGTATTGGAATAAAGAAGGGCAAGAGCAAAGTAATGAGCACGCTGTTGCATTTTTACGAGAGTTAAATGAAGCGGTGTTTGCAGAAGATGAAGATTTTCTTATGACAGCAGAAGATTCAACAGCTTGGCCACTTGTAACAGCTCCAACGTATGAAGGTGGGCTTGGATTCAATTACAAATGGAATATGGGCTGGATGAATGATGTGCTGAAGTATATGGAGTGTGCGCCTGAGTACAGGAAGTATATCCATGAGAAAATGACGTTCTCTATACTATATGCTTACTCTGAAAACTTTATATTACCGCTTTCTCACGATGAAGTCGTTCATGGGAAAAAGTCGTTATTAAATAAAATGCCAGGAGATTACTGGGATAAGTTTGCTCAACTTCGTTTGTTATATGGATATTTCTTTACTCACCCAGGAAAGAAATTACTTTTCATGGGAGGAGAATTTGGGCAGTTTGATGAGTGGAAAGACCTTGAGGATTTAGATTGGAATTTACATGATTTTGAAATGCATCGTTATATGCATGATTACTTTAAAGAGCTCATAGCATTGTATAAGCGCTCCAAACCACTTTGGCAGCTTGATCATTCGCCTGAAGGATTTCAGTGGATTGATGCTAATAATAATGAGCAAAGTATTTTCTCGTTTATCCGCCAAGGGGATAAACAAGAAGATGCGTTAGTTGTCGTATGTAATTTTACGAAAGCTACATATGAAAACTATAAAGTAGGTGTACCAGATTTCGAGTATTATAACGAGATTTTAAATAGTGATGCTGAGCAATATGGCGGCTCGGGGCAAGTGAATAAGAAACGTCTGAAGGCGATTCAAGAACCGTATCATAATCAAGCGGCACATGTAGAAATTACAATTCCACCATTTGGCGTATCCATATTACGACCAGTGAAGACGAGAAAGGGGAGCAAAAAACAAGATGGCTCAAAAACAAAAGTGCGTAGCAATGTTATTAGCAGGGGGAAAAGGTAG
- a CDS encoding RNA-guided endonuclease TnpB family protein, which yields MTKHNKAYKFRLYPTEEQANLIRKTFGCVRFVYNKMLAERKKVYEKYKENKEELKKQKFPTPAKYKVKYKWLKEVDSLALANAQLNLQTAYKNFFSGQSDFPTFKSKKSRKSYTTNRVNGNIMLFHGYIKLPKLKLVRLKQHREIPQNHIIKSCTISLTSTDKYYVSVLTEYEKEIVQKEVESVVGLDFAMAELYVSSEDEKANYPRFYRQMLNRLAKAQRVLARRVKGSVRWNKQRICVANLHEKVANQRKNFLHHKSKELATNFDVVAIEDLHMKGMSRALRFGKSVADNGWRMFTTFLAYKLQEQGKQLVKVDRWFPSTKMCSNCGNRKDMLLSERTYECSCGLTISRDYNAAINIKREAIRLLASDSVNSTK from the coding sequence ATGACAAAGCATAATAAGGCGTACAAATTTCGTCTGTATCCAACAGAAGAACAAGCAAATCTGATACGTAAAACTTTTGGGTGTGTACGCTTTGTATATAACAAAATGCTAGCTGAACGGAAAAAAGTATACGAAAAATACAAAGAGAACAAGGAAGAACTAAAGAAACAAAAATTCCCTACTCCTGCGAAATACAAGGTGAAGTATAAATGGTTGAAAGAAGTCGATTCATTAGCATTGGCTAACGCTCAATTAAACTTGCAAACTGCGTATAAGAATTTTTTTAGTGGTCAAAGTGATTTTCCTACATTCAAAAGTAAAAAGAGTAGAAAATCCTATACAACAAATCGAGTAAACGGAAATATTATGTTATTTCATGGTTATATCAAACTACCGAAACTGAAATTAGTGCGATTGAAACAACATAGAGAGATACCGCAAAACCATATCATTAAATCATGCACGATTTCGCTGACATCAACTGATAAGTATTATGTGTCTGTTTTAACTGAATATGAAAAGGAAATTGTTCAGAAAGAAGTAGAAAGTGTAGTTGGATTAGACTTCGCAATGGCCGAATTGTACGTGAGTAGCGAAGATGAGAAAGCCAATTATCCTCGCTTTTATCGTCAGATGCTGAATCGATTAGCAAAGGCACAACGAGTATTAGCAAGACGTGTGAAAGGCTCAGTGCGCTGGAATAAACAACGCATTTGTGTAGCGAATTTGCATGAAAAGGTCGCCAATCAACGTAAAAATTTCCTTCATCACAAGTCTAAAGAATTAGCTACGAACTTTGATGTTGTAGCAATCGAAGACTTACATATGAAAGGAATGTCACGAGCACTTCGCTTTGGTAAGAGTGTAGCAGATAACGGTTGGAGGATGTTCACGACATTTTTAGCATATAAGCTACAAGAACAAGGAAAACAGCTTGTAAAAGTAGATAGGTGGTTTCCTTCTACAAAGATGTGTAGTAATTGTGGAAACAGAAAAGATATGCTACTATCTGAACGCACGTATGAGTGTTCTTGTGGACTAACAATAAGTCGCGACTATAACGCAGCTATTAATATTAAAAGAGAAGCCATACGCCTATTAGCTAGCGATAGCGTAAATAGCACAAAATAA
- a CDS encoding L-lactate dehydrogenase, with translation MKKGINRVVLVGTGAVGCSYAYSMINQGVAEEFVLVDVNEAKAEGEAMDLSHAVPFSPSPTKVWSGSYADCKDADLVVITAGLPQKPGETRLDLVEKNTKIFKQIVRGIMDSGFDGIFLIATNPVDILTYVTWKESGLPKERVIGSGTTLDSARFRYMLGDYLDVDPRNVHAYIVGEHGDTELPVWSHATIGVQKLETILANNEQYKQEDLDKIFENVRDAAYHIIERKGATYYGIGMSLLRVTKAILSNENSVLTVSAYLEGQYGEKDAFVGVPAVINREGVREIVELELNEDEKAKFAHSVKVLKETMAPVL, from the coding sequence ATGAAAAAAGGTATCAATCGTGTAGTATTAGTAGGAACAGGAGCTGTAGGTTGTAGTTACGCTTACTCAATGATCAACCAAGGTGTAGCTGAAGAATTCGTACTTGTAGATGTTAATGAAGCAAAAGCAGAAGGGGAAGCAATGGACTTAAGCCATGCGGTACCATTCTCTCCATCACCAACAAAAGTTTGGAGCGGTAGCTATGCAGATTGTAAAGATGCAGATTTAGTAGTTATCACTGCTGGATTACCACAAAAGCCAGGTGAAACTCGTTTAGACTTAGTTGAGAAAAACACAAAAATCTTTAAACAAATCGTTCGCGGTATTATGGATAGCGGATTCGATGGAATCTTCTTAATCGCAACTAACCCAGTTGACATTTTAACTTACGTAACTTGGAAAGAATCTGGTCTACCAAAAGAGCGCGTAATCGGTTCTGGTACTACTTTAGACTCTGCTCGTTTCCGTTACATGTTAGGTGACTACTTAGATGTAGATCCACGTAACGTTCATGCTTACATCGTTGGTGAACACGGTGACACTGAACTTCCAGTATGGAGCCACGCTACTATCGGTGTACAAAAACTAGAAACAATCTTAGCTAACAACGAACAGTACAAACAAGAAGACTTAGACAAAATCTTCGAAAACGTACGTGATGCAGCTTACCATATTATCGAGCGTAAAGGTGCAACTTACTACGGAATCGGTATGTCACTACTTCGTGTAACTAAAGCCATCTTAAGCAACGAGAACAGTGTATTAACTGTATCTGCATACCTTGAAGGACAATACGGTGAGAAAGATGCTTTCGTAGGTGTTCCAGCTGTTATTAACCGCGAAGGTGTACGTGAAATCGTAGAACTTGAGTTAAATGAAGATGAAAAAGCGAAATTCGCTCATTCTGTAAAAGTATTAAAAGAAACAATGGCACCAGTACTATAA
- a CDS encoding DUF4179 domain-containing protein, which yields MNKDEFNHHINDIPIPEDRLIQREKTAMLQAKKNQYRRKKTIKYSSLVACGICVSLLGFGFISPTMAKTLSSVPVIGPIYAQFNDIASDKIEKDELATSIERQDNHSGLTMNVKEAVYDGGRLVITVEYKGENTISNSNEEKAGLSYVTINGKEVRSAIGSTSQKSKGRNTVIEQHEFTLANYGEFGDKIDVSVHGEDLFGKTGTWNVAFSLTKVEGEIRKFTPNIKTLTKDNLYALTVDQITFSSLSTRIDLTFDYPKEMEANDSWPALDYTVTDDKGKIYEGVSLQVGSTGLYGHHVVLALPPMDNPPKSLTIEPAYLSGLNDTLKNGGAEDLKTTVLLQ from the coding sequence ATGAATAAAGATGAATTTAATCACCATATCAATGATATTCCTATACCAGAAGACCGATTAATTCAAAGAGAAAAAACAGCCATGCTTCAAGCTAAGAAAAATCAATACCGTAGAAAAAAAACAATCAAGTATTCTAGTCTTGTTGCTTGTGGAATATGTGTTTCTCTCTTAGGTTTTGGATTCATTTCTCCTACTATGGCAAAGACATTATCGAGTGTTCCAGTTATAGGCCCGATTTATGCACAATTTAATGATATTGCTTCTGATAAAATTGAAAAGGATGAGCTTGCTACATCAATTGAGAGACAAGATAACCATAGTGGTTTAACGATGAATGTGAAAGAAGCTGTTTATGATGGTGGACGTTTAGTAATCACAGTGGAATACAAAGGAGAAAATACTATTTCCAATAGTAATGAAGAGAAAGCTGGACTTAGTTATGTAACCATTAATGGGAAAGAAGTCAGATCCGCAATTGGTTCTACTTCACAGAAGTCAAAAGGACGAAACACCGTTATTGAGCAGCATGAATTCACTCTGGCTAATTACGGTGAATTTGGTGATAAAATTGATGTTTCCGTCCATGGGGAAGATTTATTTGGAAAAACAGGAACATGGAACGTAGCATTTTCTCTTACAAAAGTTGAAGGTGAGATTCGTAAATTTACTCCTAATATAAAAACATTAACGAAAGATAATCTCTATGCATTAACAGTAGATCAAATAACCTTTTCTTCACTTTCAACGAGGATTGATTTGACCTTTGATTATCCAAAAGAAATGGAAGCTAATGATAGCTGGCCAGCACTTGATTATACTGTCACTGATGATAAAGGAAAAATCTACGAAGGAGTTAGCTTGCAAGTTGGTAGCACGGGACTATACGGACACCATGTTGTTTTAGCTCTTCCACCGATGGATAATCCTCCAAAATCCTTAACAATTGAGCCCGCGTATCTTAGTGGTCTAAATGATACATTAAAAAATGGAGGTGCTGAAGATTTGAAAACGACAGTGTTGCTGCAATAA
- a CDS encoding sigma-70 family RNA polymerase sigma factor yields the protein MDIAYLVKQATRGNDQAFEQLITFVRPKLYRTAYSYVRNEQDALDIYQETIYEAYLSLRKLKKPEKFQSWIIKIIVFKSIDFVRKSSRQFVANDEIFANLCTEESMNTLEQSLDLTEAFNFLDPTYKTIILLRYYHDLSIKEIAEVLNSPEGTVKSQLHRAKQALRPILKEGYSYE from the coding sequence ATGGACATAGCCTATCTAGTAAAACAAGCAACAAGAGGAAATGATCAAGCATTTGAACAACTCATTACTTTTGTTCGCCCAAAATTATATCGAACAGCCTATTCTTATGTAAGAAATGAACAAGATGCACTGGATATATACCAAGAAACAATTTATGAAGCATATCTTTCACTGAGAAAATTAAAAAAGCCGGAGAAATTTCAAAGTTGGATTATCAAAATTATTGTTTTTAAATCCATTGATTTTGTAAGAAAATCTTCTAGACAATTTGTTGCGAATGATGAAATATTTGCTAATTTATGTACAGAAGAGAGCATGAATACATTAGAACAATCATTGGATTTAACCGAGGCATTTAATTTCTTAGATCCTACTTACAAAACTATTATTTTATTAAGGTATTATCACGATTTATCTATTAAGGAAATTGCTGAGGTTCTTAATTCTCCAGAAGGAACGGTAAAATCTCAATTACATCGAGCAAAGCAAGCCTTACGCCCCATTTTAAAGGAGGGATATAGTTATGAATAA